In Notamacropus eugenii isolate mMacEug1 chromosome 1, mMacEug1.pri_v2, whole genome shotgun sequence, one genomic interval encodes:
- the CEBPZOS gene encoding protein CEBPZOS, translating into MPLPNESLARKIFKGVLALELLGITGAYLLFNKMNTNQDFRHTMSKRFPLILEVYYKSNEWAGLYGIREHDQEEWLNRRN; encoded by the exons ATGCCTCTCCCAAATGAATCACTGGCAAGAAAGATATTTAAAGGGGTTTTAGCACTTGAACTTCTTGGAATCACTGGAGCATATTtactatttaataaaatgaatacaaatcaag ATTTCAGGCATACAATGAGTAAGAGATTTCCCTTAATCTTGGAAG tttattaCAAATCCAATGAATGGGCTGGACTCTATGGAATAAGGGAACATGATCAAGAAGAATGGTTAAACCGCAGAAATTAG